The following coding sequences lie in one Oncorhynchus tshawytscha isolate Ot180627B unplaced genomic scaffold, Otsh_v2.0 Un_contig_4583_pilon_pilon, whole genome shotgun sequence genomic window:
- the LOC112262323 gene encoding transmembrane protein 60: protein MSLAQRVLLTWIFTLAFLIMLVLKLDGKVHWNWFLTFLPVWIFDGILLLMLLVKMVARCKAGHDPRNGSQDLKKKAWYLASMLLKLGFCLTLCARLEKLTHIKLTFVCIPLWCMLLGAMVELGYNIFPERREA from the coding sequence ATGTCTCTCGCTCAGAGAGTCCTCCTCACCTGGATCTTCACCCTGGCCTTCCTCATCATGCTCGTCCTCAAACTAGATGGCAAAGTCCACTGGAACTGGTTCCTCACCTTTCTACCCGTATGGATCTTCGACGgcatcctcctcctcatgttaCTCGTCAAGATGGTCGCCAGGTGTAAAGCGGGTCACGACCCTCGTAACGGCTCCCAGGACCTGAAGAAGAAGGCCTGGTACCTGGCGTCCATGCTGCTGAAGCTGGGCTTCTGTCTGACGCTGTGCGCCCGGCTGGAGAAGCTTACCCATATCAAGCTCACCTTTGTGTGTATTCCTCTATGGTGCATGTTGCTGGGAGCCATGGTGGAGCTGGGCTATAACATCttccctgagaggagagaggcatgA